One Thermoanaerobaculia bacterium DNA segment encodes these proteins:
- a CDS encoding metallophosphoesterase, with product MRIAVISDSHDNLKAVERFQSHVTSHPPDLILHAGDIVAPFTARLFLEIAIPIRAVYGNNDGETGGLASLFTGIHSIQRPPFTGEFGGRKIFMVHDLATEGDLIRRECPDVVIHGHTHRLEMVRRDGCLYLNPGELGGWVTGKSTFMMLETENVSVEKVDLEVRP from the coding sequence GTGCGCATTGCCGTCATCAGTGATTCCCACGACAACCTGAAAGCTGTGGAACGGTTTCAGTCCCATGTGACATCTCATCCGCCCGACCTCATCCTTCACGCGGGCGACATCGTGGCACCCTTTACGGCCCGGCTCTTTCTCGAGATCGCCATCCCCATCCGGGCCGTCTACGGAAACAATGACGGGGAAACGGGCGGTCTGGCATCCCTCTTTACCGGTATTCACTCCATCCAGAGGCCGCCCTTCACAGGAGAGTTCGGCGGGAGGAAGATCTTCATGGTTCACGATCTTGCAACGGAGGGAGACCTTATCAGGCGGGAGTGTCCCGACGTGGTGATCCACGGACATACTCACCGCCTGGAAATGGTACGAAGGGACGGCTGTCTCTATCTCAATCCCGGTGAACTGGGGGGCTGGGTGACCGGGAAATCAACCTTTATGATGCTGGAAACTGAAAACGTATCTGTCGAGAAGGTCGACCTGGAGGTGAGGCCATGA
- a CDS encoding SAM-dependent chlorinase/fluorinase, with translation MSQPDGRHPPCPILTLLTDFGWRDSYVGEVKGVLLSSCPGIHLVDLSHDIPPGNIWHGAYVLARQLIHFPGEAVHLAVVDPGVGSERKVLMAHSRHGTIVAPDNGLLTFAMEWIPDLAIRWVVTPPSGQISPTFHGRDLFAPLAAKLASGEDLDGMTRPLDRPVRLSYEPPEKRGSCWTGTVLHIDHFGNVITDIPIKELRGACRIGPHVISAWARCFAEAESGSPFLYSGSGGTMEIALPGEPAHLRLSVSRGQKVILEL, from the coding sequence TTGTCACAACCTGACGGACGGCATCCTCCCTGTCCAATCCTGACCCTCCTGACCGATTTCGGATGGCGCGACAGCTATGTGGGAGAGGTGAAAGGCGTCCTGCTCTCTTCCTGCCCCGGCATCCACCTGGTGGATCTCTCCCATGACATTCCCCCGGGGAATATCTGGCATGGAGCCTATGTCCTGGCGCGCCAGCTGATTCACTTTCCCGGAGAGGCCGTACATCTTGCGGTGGTCGATCCCGGTGTGGGAAGCGAAAGAAAGGTGCTCATGGCTCATTCCCGCCATGGCACAATTGTCGCCCCGGACAATGGGCTCCTGACCTTCGCCATGGAATGGATCCCGGATCTGGCCATCCGATGGGTGGTCACCCCTCCTTCCGGGCAGATATCCCCGACCTTCCATGGCCGGGATCTCTTTGCCCCCCTGGCCGCGAAGCTTGCGTCCGGTGAAGATCTGGATGGGATGACCCGGCCCCTGGACCGGCCCGTACGGCTGAGCTACGAACCGCCGGAAAAGAGGGGATCCTGCTGGACCGGAACGGTCCTTCACATTGACCATTTTGGAAATGTGATTACCGATATCCCGATCAAGGAACTGCGGGGAGCCTGCCGGATCGGACCTCACGTAATATCGGCCTGGGCCCGATGCTTTGCAGAAGCTGAATCCGGGTCTCCCTTTCTCTATTCAGGTTCAGGCGGAACCATGGAAATTGCCCTTCCCGGCGAGCCGGCCCATCTCCGCCTGAGTGTTTCCAGAGGACAGAAGGTCATCCTCGAACTCTGA
- a CDS encoding glycosyltransferase family 2 protein: MAVSLVVVNYFSSRELARLLDSPHGCDEVIVVDHSESAGEAEALDSLPIDRLIVRNNSGYGDGLNHGVSRAKGDVVLLANPDLVFGKGATEALTSVVQNEKVGAAGPRFWWGTERNWLLPHAYDLSFRSEWMSRWMPRRNTLRYLTAQTKFWKTGKTIDCPVLSGAILAMRREVFTSLGGFDPKYFLFFEENDLARRLIRSGYRLKMVPEAEIHHGVGCSLGPSTYEDAHLQSLQRFRHLHFPLWYRLLYPHPPPEAGLAWKERSSVALHSEDVLLLSPHASFIPSAARLVREGDTLTALPPIPADQGSRFHLAVLSGSTLGYAGEIQVE; the protein is encoded by the coding sequence ATGGCTGTTTCCCTGGTCGTCGTGAACTACTTTTCATCCCGTGAACTGGCCCGTCTTCTGGACTCTCCCCACGGGTGCGATGAAGTCATTGTCGTAGATCATTCGGAAAGCGCGGGGGAGGCAGAAGCCCTGGATTCCCTTCCCATCGACCGTCTCATCGTCCGGAACAATTCGGGATATGGAGACGGCCTCAATCATGGTGTTTCCCGGGCGAAGGGAGACGTCGTCCTTCTGGCCAACCCGGACCTGGTGTTTGGGAAAGGGGCGACGGAAGCGCTTACATCGGTTGTACAGAATGAGAAGGTAGGCGCGGCTGGCCCCCGGTTCTGGTGGGGAACGGAGAGGAACTGGCTCCTTCCCCACGCGTATGACCTTTCCTTTCGGTCGGAATGGATGAGCCGCTGGATGCCCCGGCGGAACACGCTCCGCTATTTGACAGCACAGACAAAATTCTGGAAGACCGGAAAAACCATCGATTGTCCTGTCCTCTCCGGCGCCATCCTGGCCATGCGGAGAGAAGTCTTTACTTCCCTTGGAGGGTTTGATCCGAAGTACTTTCTCTTCTTTGAGGAGAATGATCTTGCCAGAAGGCTGATTCGATCGGGGTACAGGCTGAAGATGGTTCCGGAGGCTGAAATTCACCACGGCGTGGGCTGTTCGCTGGGACCGTCGACCTATGAAGATGCTCATCTGCAAAGCCTTCAACGATTCCGACACCTTCATTTCCCCCTGTGGTACCGTCTTCTCTATCCCCATCCCCCTCCTGAAGCCGGCCTTGCGTGGAAAGAGAGATCTTCTGTCGCTCTTCACAGTGAAGATGTCCTTCTCCTCTCACCCCACGCCTCCTTCATCCCGTCCGCCGCGCGATTGGTCCGGGAGGGGGATACCCTGACCGCTCTGCCTCCCATTCCGGCGGATCAGGGGTCCCGTTTCCATCTGGCGGTTCTCTCCGGTTCCACCCTTGGGTATGCCGGAGAGATTCAGGTAGAATAG
- a CDS encoding patatin-like phospholipase family protein: MLFKKHSAALALGGGGARGLAHIGVLRALEKLDIRPAFIAGTSMGAIVGSLYALGMDAYQIETHIKAFLKSDAYRRSGLSRLKRQENPSALGILGQRIRDRVMLHISLAKQSVFEQKRLIHAVEELVPDLTFDATVIPFVAVASDIATGRRIELDRGLLRDAILASSSIPGVFPPLRRNSMHLLDGCVTDVVPVMTARSRAREPVIAVHVGEGLAPMADDENIFETLQRSHQITSMELTRLHLERADLALTPEVTSIPWYDFEEIDSLIDRGEACAMDALPRWRESGFSSLLRRFRKR, encoded by the coding sequence ATGCTGTTCAAAAAGCATTCCGCCGCTCTGGCTCTGGGTGGAGGAGGCGCCCGGGGCCTGGCCCATATTGGTGTTCTGCGTGCCCTGGAAAAGCTGGATATCCGGCCTGCCTTCATCGCGGGAACGAGCATGGGGGCCATCGTTGGATCGCTCTATGCCCTGGGAATGGACGCCTATCAGATCGAAACCCATATCAAAGCCTTTCTGAAGAGCGATGCCTATCGGAGGTCGGGTCTTTCCCGGTTAAAGCGGCAGGAGAACCCTTCGGCCCTCGGAATCCTGGGACAGAGAATCCGGGACCGGGTCATGCTCCACATCTCCCTGGCCAAGCAAAGTGTCTTTGAACAGAAACGCCTGATCCACGCTGTCGAGGAACTTGTACCCGATCTGACGTTTGATGCCACAGTCATTCCCTTTGTTGCCGTGGCATCCGACATCGCTACGGGAAGGAGGATCGAACTGGACCGGGGTCTCCTGCGGGACGCCATTCTGGCCTCTTCCAGCATCCCCGGGGTCTTCCCTCCACTCCGGAGGAACTCCATGCACCTTCTGGACGGATGTGTCACGGACGTGGTTCCGGTCATGACGGCTCGTTCCCGGGCCCGGGAACCCGTGATCGCGGTCCACGTCGGTGAGGGCCTGGCTCCCATGGCCGATGATGAAAATATCTTCGAGACCCTGCAGCGCTCTCACCAGATCACCTCCATGGAATTGACCCGTCTACACCTGGAGCGGGCCGACCTGGCCCTGACTCCGGAAGTTACATCCATACCCTGGTACGATTTCGAGGAAATCGATTCCCTGATTGACAGGGGAGAAGCGTGCGCGATGGACGCTCTTCCCCGCTGGAGGGAGTCCGGGTTTTCATCTCTGCTGCGGAGATTTCGAAAGCGATAA
- a CDS encoding DUF190 domain-containing protein, with protein sequence MKLPFEAFLLRIFVGESDRVEGRPLHEVIVEKARQRGLAGATVLRGFLGFGANSRIHTSKVLRLSEDLPIVIEIVDTGEKIEAFLPELDHIIHEGLVTMEKVRVIAYRHNPGKGDPS encoded by the coding sequence ATGAAACTTCCCTTCGAGGCATTTCTCCTGCGAATCTTTGTCGGTGAAAGCGATCGGGTTGAAGGCAGACCCCTCCACGAAGTTATTGTGGAAAAGGCCCGTCAGCGAGGCCTGGCAGGAGCCACGGTTCTTCGCGGGTTTCTCGGGTTCGGCGCCAACAGCCGGATCCACACATCGAAGGTACTTCGGCTCTCGGAAGATCTCCCCATCGTAATCGAAATCGTGGATACCGGCGAAAAGATCGAGGCCTTTCTTCCCGAACTGGATCACATCATTCACGAGGGCCTGGTGACGATGGAAAAGGTCCGGGTCATCGCGTACCGGCACAATCCCGGGAAAGGCGACCCTTCATGA
- a CDS encoding 2-nitropropane dioxygenase, translated as MKIDKIHVTCPHCQARLTVDRETGDLLASEVSREKNKISLEDRLKALDSEKERSDEIFQQQMKALEDKDRLLEEKFKEAVKKSKESDPGKPIRDIDLD; from the coding sequence ATGAAGATAGATAAGATTCATGTTACGTGTCCCCACTGTCAGGCCCGTCTCACGGTGGACCGGGAAACGGGAGATCTGCTTGCTTCTGAAGTGTCGCGGGAAAAGAACAAAATATCGTTGGAGGATCGATTAAAGGCCCTGGACAGCGAGAAGGAACGGTCCGATGAAATCTTTCAGCAGCAGATGAAGGCTCTGGAAGATAAAGACCGGCTTCTCGAAGAGAAATTCAAGGAAGCCGTTAAGAAATCGAAGGAAAGCGATCCCGGAAAGCCGATACGAGATATCGATCTGGATTGA
- a CDS encoding CrcB family protein — protein sequence MVQKLAWLACAGALGTLTRYGLAGWTHRVLGSSFPWGTVVVNLTGCFLAGFLWTLFEHRWPVPSGTRTLILVGFMGAFTTFSAAILETGELIRSAEWLYAAANLLLQNGLGLIALLAGTVLARMV from the coding sequence ATGGTTCAAAAGCTGGCATGGCTTGCATGCGCCGGGGCACTGGGAACCCTGACCCGGTACGGTCTGGCGGGATGGACGCACCGGGTACTGGGTTCGTCCTTCCCCTGGGGAACCGTCGTCGTCAACCTGACCGGTTGCTTCCTGGCAGGTTTCCTGTGGACTCTGTTCGAGCATCGGTGGCCTGTTCCCTCGGGTACCCGCACTCTCATCCTTGTTGGTTTTATGGGTGCGTTCACGACATTTTCCGCCGCAATCCTGGAGACGGGTGAGCTGATCCGGTCCGCAGAGTGGCTCTACGCAGCGGCAAATTTGCTCCTTCAAAATGGTCTCGGCCTGATCGCACTTCTGGCCGGGACCGTCCTGGCGCGAATGGTGTAA
- a CDS encoding PIG-L family deacetylase has translation MEERNYVPYESSLLPGERFVVLAPHPDDEVLGAGGSMALLAAQGRKVHVHILTGGSEQGDPETRQSESRKAMETLGIDEPTFHDFPDRGLSSREGDLKELILSILHEENPDCLILPGPHEAHPDHRALAAVLLTLLHELRPGDRDFGLIRDLTLAFMEISLPQQINHLVDISSVIETKSRALALFSSQQAFRDYAEKMAGLNAYRSTTLLPPATHAEGFRVMAAGSAALHPLTDFFPQGLPFAPASPTISISLIIRTRNRLSLLEEALRSVSEAEAPPEQVIVVNDGGEDPGPVVSRFSTLPVEVISFPACRGRGVAANEGLRRSSQDAVAFLDDDDIVYPEHFQTLRRAMGHANVGVVYSDAVSTIHGWDDNGTPLPPERHLSYGRDFDPDLLLYDNYIPFHTLLIRRSLIDQSGLLREDLDLFEDWEFLIRLSSLTPFHHVRRVTCAYRHFRQGATLGVDPTSRQDFSRARCRVLELTREKRSPEVEERVVRRLRITLDQTREKLVEFEGELQYHRRTSEQLSREVHRLGSDLGQVSDALHRERGEWEKERLESRDQVVAVREELGEREEALKKLQLENSQHQDHLRAAFEEIERLNGILSQIYASRTWKLHTMAERLKGRKG, from the coding sequence GTGGAGGAAAGAAACTACGTTCCCTATGAATCGAGCCTCCTTCCGGGAGAGCGCTTTGTTGTTCTGGCTCCCCATCCCGATGATGAGGTTCTCGGCGCCGGAGGGTCCATGGCTCTTCTTGCGGCGCAGGGCAGGAAGGTTCATGTCCATATCCTGACCGGAGGATCGGAGCAGGGGGATCCTGAAACACGCCAGAGTGAAAGTCGGAAGGCAATGGAAACACTGGGGATCGATGAACCGACCTTCCACGACTTTCCCGATCGGGGACTTTCCTCCCGGGAAGGGGATCTGAAAGAGCTGATCCTTTCCATCCTCCATGAAGAAAACCCGGACTGCCTCATCCTTCCGGGACCCCATGAAGCCCATCCGGACCATCGTGCCCTGGCCGCGGTTCTCCTTACCCTCCTGCATGAACTGCGGCCGGGAGATCGGGACTTCGGGCTGATCCGGGACCTCACCCTGGCCTTCATGGAGATTTCCCTTCCTCAGCAGATCAACCATCTTGTCGATATTTCCTCCGTGATTGAAACAAAATCCCGCGCGCTGGCCCTTTTTTCATCCCAGCAGGCATTCCGGGACTACGCGGAAAAGATGGCCGGGCTCAATGCGTACCGTTCCACGACCCTGCTGCCTCCCGCCACCCACGCGGAAGGCTTTCGGGTCATGGCCGCGGGAAGCGCGGCTCTCCATCCTCTGACCGATTTCTTCCCGCAGGGGCTTCCATTCGCACCCGCCTCTCCCACCATCTCGATTTCTCTCATTATCCGGACGCGCAACCGTCTCTCTCTGCTGGAGGAAGCGCTTCGCAGTGTCTCGGAAGCCGAAGCGCCGCCCGAGCAGGTGATCGTCGTCAACGATGGAGGCGAGGATCCAGGTCCTGTCGTGAGCCGGTTTTCCACCCTTCCCGTGGAGGTGATCTCCTTCCCCGCCTGCAGGGGTCGGGGGGTTGCAGCCAATGAAGGCCTGCGCCGTTCCTCACAGGATGCCGTAGCCTTTCTGGACGATGACGATATCGTCTATCCTGAGCACTTTCAGACACTTCGAAGAGCAATGGGGCATGCGAATGTGGGCGTTGTGTACAGTGATGCCGTCTCCACCATCCATGGATGGGACGATAACGGGACGCCCCTTCCGCCTGAAAGGCACCTCTCCTACGGACGGGACTTTGATCCGGACCTTCTTCTCTACGATAACTACATTCCCTTTCATACCCTTCTCATCCGAAGATCCCTAATCGATCAGTCCGGGCTCCTCAGGGAGGATCTCGATCTATTCGAGGATTGGGAATTTCTCATCCGGCTCTCTTCCCTGACTCCCTTTCACCACGTTCGAAGGGTTACCTGTGCCTATCGACACTTCCGTCAGGGAGCCACGCTGGGCGTGGACCCCACTTCAAGGCAGGATTTTTCCCGGGCTCGATGCAGGGTTCTGGAACTTACCCGGGAGAAGCGGTCTCCGGAGGTGGAAGAACGGGTTGTGAGGCGCCTTCGAATCACCCTGGACCAGACCCGGGAGAAGCTCGTGGAGTTTGAGGGGGAACTGCAGTACCATCGCCGGACCTCCGAACAGCTTTCCCGGGAAGTCCATCGGCTGGGGAGCGATCTGGGACAGGTTTCCGATGCCCTCCATCGGGAGCGGGGAGAATGGGAGAAAGAAAGACTCGAGTCCAGGGATCAGGTAGTCGCCGTCCGGGAGGAGCTGGGGGAGCGGGAAGAAGCGCTGAAAAAGCTCCAGCTGGAAAATAGCCAGCATCAGGACCATCTGCGGGCCGCCTTTGAAGAGATCGAGCGGCTGAACGGGATCCTGAGTCAGATTTATGCGTCCCGTACCTGGAAACTGCATACCATGGCGGAGCGGCTGAAGGGACGGAAGGGCTAG
- a CDS encoding PBP1A family penicillin-binding protein: MRRSRKILILLALPILLGALAGVLTGRVFEVPKVEGVTRLAPPRTTQLYARDGKIFARYAIEERIPLRPDEIPFMVRACVLAAEDSEFYTHGGIHIKSIVRAILSDIRSGSYSQGGSTITQQLARELYLTKKKTIKRKIEEAILTFDLEKRLTKDEILAMYCNMVYLGSGSYGIAAASKRYFNKSPDQLLIHQAALLAGLPQGPSRYNPFQYPDRAIGRRNWVIQRLQRIGYLTAEQAKQIQARPLDLRPENPAELTGKYFAEEIRRHLERTYGPEALYQQGLQVQTTLDMNLQRVAEAALKRQLHVIDEKKGYRAEGIVNVSKENPDLQTYRHSSWRGLSHLVPDRLYDGLVVRRDDRTATVRIASFSFTLEPSGYDWIGKPLNRLLQVGDIARFYLNEDKTLRLSQVPLTQGAVVVLDNASGQVLAMVGGYDFSLSEWNRATQAMRQPGSAFKPFVYATALEQGWSWADTIFDSPIYLISETGNPDYSPTNYYKRYYGIVTLRDALERSLNVCAVKLFLLVGPENVIRTAKACGITSSIPPYASSALGAADITPMELTAAYTVFPNLGTHVEPYLITSITRNGALLEQHAPETTASLHPTIAYLTSSCLEGVIQRGTGVAARSIPLPLAGKTGTTNAYTDAWFVGYSPSYTVGVWVGNETKIPLGKRMPGAEAALPVWKSVMEYIAREGLEPVESFSVPPGLAFARIDRTTGLLASSSCPSVIQEAFLPGTQPTEICSDEWHRIIQLPYYLQFQFYEPKPGEIMGTEYTEKVRTLIEEGYFDEEKEGENH; encoded by the coding sequence ATGCGCCGTTCCCGGAAAATCCTGATCCTTCTGGCCCTTCCCATTCTTCTGGGCGCCCTCGCCGGGGTCCTGACGGGTCGGGTCTTCGAGGTTCCCAAAGTGGAGGGAGTCACACGCCTGGCTCCACCTCGAACCACACAGCTCTACGCCCGGGACGGGAAGATCTTTGCCCGGTATGCCATCGAAGAAAGAATTCCCCTGCGCCCGGACGAGATTCCCTTTATGGTCCGAGCCTGTGTCCTGGCTGCGGAAGATTCCGAGTTTTACACCCACGGTGGAATTCATATCAAGAGCATTGTCCGGGCCATTCTGAGCGACATTCGAAGCGGCAGTTATTCCCAGGGAGGCAGTACAATCACCCAGCAGCTTGCCCGCGAACTCTACCTGACCAAAAAAAAGACGATCAAACGAAAGATCGAAGAAGCCATCCTGACCTTTGACCTTGAAAAGCGGCTCACCAAGGATGAAATCCTGGCCATGTACTGCAACATGGTCTACCTGGGTTCGGGCAGTTATGGAATTGCGGCAGCATCGAAGCGGTACTTCAACAAGAGCCCGGATCAGCTCCTCATCCACCAGGCCGCACTCCTGGCCGGCCTGCCCCAGGGTCCCAGCCGTTATAATCCCTTTCAGTACCCGGATCGGGCCATAGGACGAAGAAACTGGGTCATTCAGCGCCTCCAGCGCATCGGATACTTAACGGCAGAGCAGGCGAAACAGATCCAGGCGCGCCCCCTTGACCTCCGCCCGGAGAATCCGGCCGAGCTCACAGGTAAGTATTTTGCCGAGGAGATCCGTCGTCACCTCGAACGGACCTACGGTCCTGAAGCCCTTTACCAGCAGGGTCTTCAGGTCCAGACTACGCTGGACATGAACCTTCAGCGTGTTGCGGAAGCCGCCCTGAAGCGCCAGCTTCACGTCATCGATGAGAAGAAGGGGTACCGGGCGGAAGGAATCGTGAATGTTTCCAAGGAAAATCCCGACCTGCAGACCTACCGCCATTCTTCCTGGAGAGGACTCTCCCACCTCGTTCCCGACCGCCTTTACGACGGTCTCGTTGTGCGAAGGGATGACCGCACCGCCACGGTCCGGATCGCTTCGTTCTCCTTCACTCTGGAACCTTCAGGTTACGATTGGATCGGGAAACCGCTGAACCGGCTCCTCCAGGTGGGAGATATTGCCAGGTTCTATCTCAACGAGGATAAGACCCTCCGCCTTTCCCAGGTTCCCCTGACCCAGGGAGCCGTTGTCGTCCTGGATAATGCCTCCGGCCAGGTTCTGGCCATGGTGGGAGGGTATGATTTTTCCCTTTCAGAATGGAACCGGGCCACGCAGGCCATGCGTCAGCCGGGAAGCGCGTTTAAACCCTTCGTCTACGCTACGGCCCTGGAGCAGGGTTGGTCCTGGGCCGACACGATCTTTGACAGTCCGATCTACCTCATCTCCGAAACGGGTAATCCCGACTACAGCCCCACAAACTATTACAAGCGTTACTACGGTATTGTCACACTGCGGGACGCACTGGAGCGCTCTCTCAATGTCTGCGCCGTCAAGCTCTTTTTACTTGTAGGCCCGGAGAATGTCATCCGGACCGCAAAGGCCTGCGGCATCACCTCATCCATCCCGCCCTACGCTTCGTCCGCACTGGGCGCCGCCGACATAACTCCGATGGAACTGACGGCGGCCTACACCGTCTTTCCCAATCTGGGGACCCATGTCGAACCGTACCTGATCACCTCGATCACCCGGAATGGCGCCCTCCTGGAACAGCACGCACCCGAAACGACCGCTTCCCTTCACCCCACGATCGCCTACCTGACCAGTTCATGTCTGGAGGGAGTGATTCAGCGGGGAACCGGGGTCGCGGCCCGATCGATCCCTCTTCCCCTTGCCGGCAAGACAGGAACGACCAATGCCTATACCGACGCATGGTTTGTCGGGTATTCTCCCTCCTATACCGTCGGAGTGTGGGTGGGGAATGAGACCAAGATTCCTCTTGGAAAACGAATGCCCGGTGCCGAAGCCGCCCTTCCGGTCTGGAAATCCGTCATGGAATACATCGCACGGGAAGGCCTGGAACCGGTTGAGTCCTTTTCGGTTCCGCCGGGCCTTGCCTTCGCCCGGATCGATCGCACGACCGGTCTTCTTGCCTCCTCTTCCTGCCCCTCGGTCATTCAGGAGGCCTTTCTTCCCGGGACCCAGCCCACCGAGATCTGCAGTGACGAGTGGCACCGCATCATCCAGCTGCCTTACTACCTCCAGTTTCAGTTTTACGAGCCCAAACCCGGAGAAATCATGGGGACTGAATACACGGAAAAGGTCCGGACGCTTATCGAAGAGGGCTACTTTGATGAAGAGAAGGAAGGAGAGAATCATTGA
- a CDS encoding aldehyde dehydrogenase family protein: MTVEHPMILGGKEVLTGDLLPVVNPFTGETVACVHRAGEGEVESAITLAARGAEAMKALPLHRRSEILTGAAVRLKDKREHVARTISEEAGKPLRAARAEVDRAIFTFELGASEAGRVSGEILPLDLVPWGEGARAYVERFPIGTIVAITPFNFPLNLVAHKLSPAFASGNSVILKPSSETPVTSLVLAGLLYDAGLPPEALSVLPMASTLAPLLISDPRPAMVTFTGSPQVGWPLKGLAGKKKVTLELGGNAAVIVHHDWDVEDAVRKCIAGGYGYSGQSCISVQRIYIHADGYESFKSRLIQGVRALKSGDPMKEDTDVGPLITESAARSVEEMIREACSNGASLLTGGDRKGSMVEPAILEGVGKNQKIYRQEVFGPVTLLEPYEDFDRALAAVNDSDYGLQAGLFTRDAYRIRKAFECLEVGGLVVGQASAYRIDHQPYGGAKDSGFGREGVRYAMEEMTERKVLIVTT, translated from the coding sequence ATGACCGTTGAGCATCCGATGATCCTTGGAGGAAAGGAAGTTCTCACGGGGGATCTGCTTCCCGTGGTCAATCCCTTTACCGGTGAGACTGTGGCCTGTGTGCACCGGGCGGGAGAGGGGGAGGTGGAGTCGGCCATTACGCTGGCCGCCAGGGGTGCGGAGGCCATGAAGGCTCTTCCCCTGCATCGGCGATCAGAGATCCTGACCGGTGCGGCAGTGCGTCTGAAAGACAAACGGGAGCATGTTGCGCGGACGATTTCGGAGGAGGCAGGAAAGCCCCTCCGTGCAGCCCGGGCCGAAGTCGATCGAGCCATCTTCACCTTTGAACTGGGGGCCTCCGAGGCCGGACGTGTGTCGGGAGAGATTCTTCCCCTCGACCTGGTCCCCTGGGGAGAGGGTGCCCGGGCCTACGTGGAGCGATTTCCCATCGGGACCATCGTGGCGATCACTCCCTTCAACTTTCCCCTCAACCTGGTTGCCCACAAGCTGTCTCCCGCATTTGCTTCGGGCAACAGCGTGATTCTCAAGCCTTCCTCGGAAACACCCGTGACTTCCCTGGTTCTTGCCGGCCTTCTCTATGATGCCGGCCTGCCTCCGGAGGCCCTCTCCGTCCTTCCCATGGCCTCCACACTGGCCCCTCTGCTGATTTCCGATCCGCGGCCCGCCATGGTTACCTTCACCGGGTCTCCCCAGGTCGGGTGGCCCCTGAAGGGGCTGGCCGGCAAGAAGAAAGTCACGTTGGAACTGGGGGGAAACGCCGCCGTCATCGTGCACCATGACTGGGACGTGGAAGACGCAGTCCGTAAGTGCATCGCGGGCGGGTATGGCTACTCGGGGCAATCCTGCATCTCGGTTCAGCGGATTTATATCCATGCCGACGGTTACGAATCCTTCAAAAGCCGGTTGATTCAGGGAGTGCGGGCATTGAAATCCGGAGACCCAATGAAAGAGGATACCGATGTGGGTCCCCTGATCACGGAGAGTGCGGCTCGAAGTGTCGAGGAGATGATCCGTGAGGCATGTTCGAACGGAGCCTCTCTCCTCACGGGTGGAGACCGGAAGGGATCCATGGTGGAACCCGCAATCCTTGAAGGCGTCGGAAAGAACCAGAAGATCTATCGCCAGGAAGTCTTCGGTCCCGTGACCCTTCTGGAACCCTATGAAGATTTTGACCGGGCCCTCGCGGCCGTCAATGACAGCGACTACGGTCTCCAGGCCGGGCTGTTTACACGTGACGCCTATCGGATCCGGAAGGCCTTCGAATGCCTTGAGGTGGGAGGTCTGGTCGTGGGTCAGGCGTCCGCGTACCGGATCGACCATCAGCCCTATGGCGGAGCAAAGGATTCGGGCTTTGGACGGGAGGGGGTCCGCTACGCCATGGAGGAAATGACGGAGAGGAAGGTTCTGATTGTCACAACCTGA